The following is a genomic window from Rhodothermales bacterium.
AAGACGTTGTCATCGATGCCGGCGCCCGTGCGAAACCGGAAGTCGAGATTAGTAAATTTTCGCTCGCGCTCCGCAAGCGCTACCTGGATAGCAGCCGGCGCCTCGGACTGACGCTGTTCCTGCAGCTGCCGAATCGCCCGACGGGCCATGCGGGAGAGGTCTTTCTGCTGATCCTGGTTTGCTGCACGACGAAACCACCTGAGGGCATCGTCATAGTCGTTGAGTGCATAAGCGGCCAGGCCCAGGTTGTAGTGGGAGATCGGGGCGAGCGGTCCGTAAGAAGCGGCCTTTTCGAGCGACTCGCGGGCGCGATCGTATTGCTGCGCCTTGTAATGCGCGACACCGGTGTTGTAGTGCAGCAGCGGCGTATCCATCCCCGCGTCCGCGGCCTCGCGATAGCGGAGCAGCGCGGCCCAGTAAAGATCGTCACGGAACAATCGGTTGCCGTCGGCGAACAGCTCGCTTGCCGTTGCCGCGAACGC
Proteins encoded in this region:
- a CDS encoding tetratricopeptide repeat protein is translated as MKTKALMQNTLRALVALLIVATTGPAFAATASELFADGNRLFRDDLYWAALLRYREAADAGMDTPLLHYNTGVAHYKAQQYDRARESLEKAASYGPLAPISHYNLGLAAYALNDYDDALRWFRRAANQDQQKDLSRMARRAIRQLQEQRQSEAPAAIQVALAERERKFTNLDFRFRTGAGIDDNVFRSPSEPYTDQSDPNNPVLVTPEVQSGVYVPVSLNAKYQVNALENEGFFGSYRFGGRFYQDEALK